In Microbacterium sp. SLBN-146, one genomic interval encodes:
- a CDS encoding TetR/AcrR family transcriptional regulator, which produces MSEATGARRGRPGYDRDQVLAVAVQLFNEQGYDATSVADLAQRLGLTKSALYHHFTSKEQLLALALDSALTALEASLDAAQTAEASAAERLRAVVHGAVAVLIDHLPEVTLLLRVRGNSPTEQAALERRRVFDARVASLVSDAQSEGWVRSDVDAAIATRLIFGMINSVVEWYRPGGPVDRDALARDILTVVLDGLISRDPPPVR; this is translated from the coding sequence ATGAGTGAGGCGACGGGAGCGCGCCGGGGACGACCCGGGTACGACCGGGATCAAGTGCTCGCCGTCGCGGTGCAGCTGTTCAACGAGCAGGGGTACGACGCGACATCCGTCGCCGATCTCGCCCAGCGGCTCGGCCTCACGAAGTCCGCCCTCTACCACCACTTCACCTCGAAGGAACAGCTGCTCGCGCTCGCGCTGGACTCGGCGCTGACGGCACTCGAAGCCTCCCTCGACGCGGCACAGACCGCCGAGGCATCCGCTGCAGAGCGACTGCGCGCGGTCGTTCACGGCGCCGTCGCGGTCCTCATCGATCACCTGCCCGAGGTGACGCTGCTGCTGCGGGTGCGGGGCAACAGTCCGACCGAACAGGCCGCCCTCGAGCGCCGCCGCGTGTTCGACGCGCGCGTGGCATCGCTCGTCTCCGACGCGCAGTCCGAAGGCTGGGTGCGCTCCGACGTCGACGCGGCGATCGCAACCCGTCTCATCTTCGGCATGATCAACTCCGTCGTCGAGTGGTACCGCCCTGGAGGACCCGTCGACCGCGACGCGCTCGCGCGAGACATCCTCACGGTCGTGCTCGATGGGCTCATCTCGCGCGACCCGCCGCCGGTCCGATAG
- a CDS encoding acetyl-CoA C-acyltransferase: MPEAYLVGGVRTPIGRYGGALAGVRPDDLAALVVGEAVRRSGAPVDAIEEVYLGAANQAGEDNRNVARMAVLLAGLPDSVPGITVNRLCASGMSAVALAAQAIRAHDADLLLAGGVESMTRAPWVQAKPDRAWAKPGQAFDTSIGWRFTNPRLAARDKATFSMPETAEEVARIGGISRADADAFALRSHEQAIAAIDAGRLAPEIVGVPTPSGDVTADEGPRRDTTLEALARLRPVVAGGSVVTAGNSSSLNDGASAVMVASEDAVARHGLTPRARVVAAASAALAPEIMGLGPVPATEKALAKAGLTIADIGAVELNEAFATQSLASIRRLGLDPAIVNADGGAIALGHPLGSSGCRLLVTLLGRMERENVRFGLATMCVGVGQGTAMILERIDA, from the coding sequence ATGCCCGAGGCCTACCTCGTCGGAGGAGTGCGGACACCCATCGGGCGCTACGGCGGCGCGCTCGCGGGCGTGCGACCGGACGACCTCGCCGCCCTCGTCGTGGGGGAGGCCGTCCGTCGGAGCGGTGCCCCGGTCGACGCCATCGAAGAGGTCTACCTCGGCGCCGCCAATCAGGCCGGAGAGGACAACCGCAACGTCGCCCGGATGGCCGTCCTGCTCGCCGGCCTTCCGGACTCCGTCCCCGGCATCACCGTCAACCGGCTCTGCGCGTCGGGGATGTCGGCCGTCGCCCTCGCCGCGCAGGCGATCCGCGCCCACGACGCCGACCTGCTCCTGGCGGGCGGCGTCGAGTCCATGACCCGCGCCCCCTGGGTGCAGGCGAAGCCCGATCGCGCCTGGGCCAAGCCCGGCCAGGCCTTCGACACATCGATCGGCTGGCGTTTCACCAACCCCCGGCTGGCCGCCCGCGACAAGGCGACGTTCTCGATGCCCGAGACGGCGGAAGAGGTCGCCCGCATCGGCGGGATCTCGAGAGCGGATGCCGATGCCTTCGCGCTGCGGAGCCATGAGCAGGCGATCGCGGCGATCGACGCGGGCAGGCTCGCGCCCGAGATCGTCGGCGTTCCGACGCCCTCGGGCGACGTCACCGCCGACGAAGGGCCTCGGCGCGACACGACGCTCGAGGCGCTCGCGCGCCTGCGGCCCGTCGTCGCAGGCGGCTCGGTCGTCACGGCCGGCAACTCCAGTTCTCTCAACGACGGCGCCTCCGCTGTCATGGTCGCGAGCGAGGATGCCGTCGCCCGTCACGGGCTGACTCCGCGAGCGCGCGTCGTGGCCGCGGCATCCGCTGCTCTCGCCCCCGAGATCATGGGCCTCGGGCCCGTCCCGGCGACGGAGAAGGCGCTCGCGAAAGCGGGCCTCACGATCGCGGATATCGGCGCCGTCGAGCTCAACGAGGCCTTCGCGACGCAGTCGCTCGCGTCGATCCGGCGGCTGGGGCTCGATCCCGCGATCGTCAACGCCGACGGCGGTGCGATCGCTCTCGGTCACCCCTTGGGGTCGAGCGGATGCCGCCTGCTCGTGACGCTCCTCGGTCGCATGGAGCGCGAGAACGTGCGCTTCGGCCTCGCGACGATGTGCGTCGGCGTGGGCCAGGGGACGGCGATGATCCTGGAGCGGATCGATGCCTGA
- a CDS encoding enoyl-CoA hydratase/isomerase family protein translates to MPEPLVPEPLIVERHADRVVATLDRPETRNAIDQATIDALHELCAELEAEPRLLVLTGAGGVFASGADIAELKERTAADARAGINTSAFRRIRALPMPVIAAIDGYALGGGAELAYAADLRIATPAVKIGNPETGLGIIAAAGATWRLPQIVGEARAAEMLLTGRILDADTALAWGLVSAIHPADELLAAAHALADRIAANDPLATRHTKSALLTPPEAHPAIELELQAELFESPEKHRRMAAFLERRRR, encoded by the coding sequence ATGCCTGAGCCCCTCGTCCCTGAGCCGCTCATCGTCGAACGCCACGCGGACCGCGTCGTCGCGACGCTCGACCGTCCCGAGACGCGCAATGCGATCGATCAGGCCACGATCGATGCCCTGCACGAGCTGTGCGCCGAGCTCGAGGCCGAGCCGCGCCTGCTCGTGCTGACGGGGGCCGGAGGGGTCTTCGCCTCGGGTGCCGACATCGCGGAGCTCAAGGAGCGCACGGCGGCCGACGCGCGCGCCGGCATCAACACGTCCGCGTTCCGGCGGATCCGCGCGCTGCCGATGCCGGTGATCGCCGCGATTGACGGCTACGCGCTCGGCGGCGGCGCGGAACTCGCGTACGCGGCCGACCTTCGCATCGCCACGCCCGCCGTCAAGATCGGCAACCCCGAGACGGGCCTCGGCATCATCGCCGCCGCCGGTGCGACGTGGCGCCTCCCGCAGATCGTCGGCGAGGCGCGCGCGGCGGAGATGTTGCTCACGGGGCGCATCCTCGATGCGGATACGGCGCTCGCGTGGGGCCTGGTGTCGGCGATCCACCCGGCCGACGAGCTGCTCGCGGCGGCCCACGCGCTCGCGGACCGCATCGCCGCGAACGACCCGCTCGCAACGCGCCACACCAAGTCGGCGCTGCTCACTCCGCCCGAGGCGCACCCCGCGATCGAGCTCGAGCTGCAGGCCGAGCTCTTCGAGAGCCCCGAGAAGCACCGGCGCATGGCGGCGTTCCTGGAACGGAGGCGGCGATGA
- a CDS encoding 3-hydroxyacyl-CoA dehydrogenase family protein produces the protein MSHRSVPPHVGVLGGGRMGAGIAHAFLLAGSHVTVVERDRSQADAAAARVRENLSRSIERDATTRALAEFDDALVVATASEAFAECDLVVEAVPEDRALKLEALRGVAASVSPETVIATNTSSISIDDLAAGIPGPDRFLGLHFFNPVPASRLVEVVMGAATGRQLEATARGWVEAIGKTAVVVRDAPGFASSRLGVALGLEAIRMLEEGVASAVDIDAAMELGYRHPVGPLRTTDIIGLDVRLGIAEELHAALGDRFEPPALLRRMVAEGRLGRKSGRGFYEWSE, from the coding sequence ATGAGCCATCGGAGCGTCCCCCCGCACGTCGGCGTGCTGGGCGGCGGGCGCATGGGGGCCGGCATCGCGCACGCGTTCCTCCTCGCCGGCTCGCACGTCACCGTCGTGGAGCGGGACCGTTCGCAGGCGGATGCCGCGGCGGCACGTGTCCGCGAGAACCTGAGCCGCTCGATCGAGCGTGACGCGACGACCCGCGCGCTCGCCGAGTTCGATGACGCACTCGTCGTCGCGACCGCGTCGGAGGCGTTCGCGGAGTGCGATCTCGTGGTCGAGGCGGTTCCCGAAGATCGCGCCCTCAAGCTCGAGGCACTCCGGGGGGTCGCGGCGTCCGTGTCTCCCGAGACCGTGATCGCAACGAACACGTCCTCCATCTCGATCGACGACCTCGCCGCGGGGATCCCCGGTCCCGACCGCTTCCTGGGCCTGCACTTCTTCAACCCCGTGCCCGCGTCGCGTCTCGTCGAAGTCGTCATGGGCGCCGCGACCGGACGGCAGCTCGAGGCCACCGCGCGCGGGTGGGTCGAGGCGATCGGGAAGACCGCCGTCGTCGTCCGCGATGCGCCCGGCTTCGCGTCGAGTCGCCTGGGCGTCGCGCTCGGGCTCGAAGCGATCCGGATGCTCGAAGAGGGCGTCGCGAGCGCCGTGGACATCGACGCGGCGATGGAGCTCGGGTACCGGCATCCCGTCGGTCCGCTCCGCACGACCGACATCATCGGGCTCGACGTGCGGCTCGGCATCGCCGAAGAGCTGCACGCGGCGCTCGGCGACCGATTCGAACCCCCCGCGCTGCTGCGCCGCATGGTGGCCGAGGGCCGCCTCGGCCGCAAGAGCGGTCGCGGCTTCTACGAATGGAGCGAGTGA
- the paaZ gene encoding phenylacetic acid degradation bifunctional protein PaaZ yields the protein MNEILPSYLQDAWWTPSDTADATVVRDASTGEPVARVSTSGIDLAGAIAHARSVGQRSLGALTFHQRAMLLKQFAVVLSERKQELYDLSKRSGATQRDSLSDVDGGIGVLFTYSSKGRRELPNARVFVDGPAEPLSKDGTFLGRHIFTRLPGVAVQINAFNFPMWGALEKFAPAFLAGVPSIIKPATPTAYVAEAWVRILVESGLLPDGTLQLVSGRVPGLFENLRLGDLVGFTGSASTAERLRDQAPQGVRFTSETDSINASVLGPDAVPGTPEFDAYVKQLLVELTTKAGQKCTAIRRAIVPAATVDALVEALRAKIAERVVIGDPHADGVTMGPVVSVEQRDDVLAQVKRLTDAGGSILLGSIEPPEVVRADGTRGDAPDGAFLAPILVGFADTTADAVHEIEAFGPVASVLAYETLAEAADLVDRGGGSLVTSVATNDPGVAVELMSRIGAYNGRVLFLSRDNVRTSTGHGAPVPHLVHGGPGRAGGGEELGGIRAVLHHMQRTAVQGSPEMLTALTGVWHEGAASEAGGRHPFRKSLAELRIGDQVASASRAVSLDDIETFAHFTGDTFYAHMDEESAAANPFFPGRVAHGYLLVSWAAGLFVDPEPGPVLANYGLENLRFVTPVSPDDEIRVVLTAKQITPRETDEYGEVRWDAVIRNQRDELVASYDVLTLVAKESAKESAEAAP from the coding sequence ATGAACGAGATCCTTCCGAGCTATCTGCAGGATGCGTGGTGGACGCCCTCCGATACCGCCGACGCGACGGTCGTCCGCGACGCGTCGACGGGCGAGCCGGTCGCGCGGGTCAGCACGTCGGGGATCGATCTCGCGGGAGCGATCGCCCACGCGCGCTCCGTCGGTCAGCGCTCGCTCGGCGCACTGACGTTCCACCAGCGCGCGATGCTGCTGAAGCAGTTCGCCGTCGTCCTCTCGGAGCGCAAGCAGGAGCTGTACGACCTCTCGAAGCGGTCGGGGGCGACGCAGCGCGATTCGCTCAGCGATGTCGACGGAGGCATCGGCGTGCTCTTCACGTACTCCTCGAAGGGGCGGCGCGAGCTGCCGAACGCCCGCGTCTTCGTCGACGGTCCGGCCGAGCCGCTCTCGAAGGACGGCACATTCCTCGGCAGGCATATCTTCACGCGGCTCCCCGGCGTCGCCGTCCAGATCAACGCCTTCAACTTCCCGATGTGGGGCGCTCTGGAGAAGTTCGCCCCGGCGTTCCTCGCCGGAGTGCCGTCGATCATCAAGCCTGCGACCCCCACGGCGTATGTCGCGGAAGCCTGGGTGCGCATCCTCGTCGAGTCCGGGCTCCTTCCCGACGGCACACTGCAGCTCGTGAGCGGCCGTGTGCCCGGACTCTTCGAGAATCTCCGCCTCGGCGACCTCGTGGGCTTCACGGGAAGCGCCTCGACCGCCGAGCGTCTGCGCGATCAGGCGCCGCAGGGCGTCCGGTTCACGAGCGAGACCGACTCGATCAACGCCTCCGTCCTCGGTCCCGATGCCGTGCCCGGCACGCCGGAGTTCGACGCGTACGTGAAGCAGCTCCTCGTCGAGCTCACGACCAAGGCGGGGCAGAAGTGCACGGCCATCCGTCGCGCGATCGTCCCCGCAGCCACCGTGGACGCTCTCGTCGAGGCCCTTCGCGCGAAGATCGCGGAGCGCGTCGTGATCGGCGATCCGCACGCCGACGGTGTCACGATGGGTCCCGTCGTCTCTGTCGAGCAGCGGGACGACGTCCTCGCGCAAGTGAAGCGATTGACGGATGCCGGTGGCTCGATCCTCCTCGGCTCGATCGAACCCCCCGAGGTCGTGCGCGCGGACGGCACCCGCGGAGACGCTCCCGACGGCGCCTTCCTCGCTCCGATCCTCGTCGGCTTCGCGGACACGACCGCCGATGCCGTGCACGAGATCGAGGCCTTCGGTCCCGTCGCGAGCGTCCTGGCGTACGAGACGCTCGCGGAGGCGGCCGACCTCGTCGATCGCGGCGGCGGTTCGCTCGTGACGAGCGTCGCGACGAACGACCCCGGCGTCGCGGTCGAGCTCATGTCGCGGATCGGCGCGTACAACGGCCGCGTGCTGTTCCTCAGTCGTGACAACGTCCGCACCTCGACGGGCCACGGTGCTCCCGTGCCGCACCTCGTGCACGGCGGACCCGGCCGCGCGGGCGGCGGGGAGGAGCTCGGCGGCATCCGGGCGGTCCTCCACCACATGCAGCGGACGGCCGTGCAGGGCTCGCCCGAGATGCTGACGGCGCTCACGGGTGTGTGGCACGAGGGGGCCGCGTCGGAGGCCGGAGGACGGCATCCGTTCCGGAAGTCCCTCGCGGAGCTGCGGATCGGCGACCAGGTCGCGTCGGCCTCGCGGGCCGTCTCACTCGACGACATCGAGACGTTCGCGCACTTCACGGGTGACACCTTCTACGCGCACATGGACGAGGAGTCGGCGGCCGCGAACCCGTTCTTCCCCGGACGCGTCGCGCACGGCTACCTGCTCGTCTCGTGGGCCGCCGGTCTCTTCGTGGATCCCGAGCCGGGTCCCGTGCTGGCCAACTACGGTCTGGAGAACCTGCGGTTCGTGACGCCCGTCTCACCCGACGACGAGATCCGCGTCGTGCTGACGGCGAAGCAGATCACGCCGCGCGAGACGGACGAGTACGGCGAAGTGCGGTGGGATGCCGTCATCCGCAATCAGCGTGACGAGCTCGTCGCGTCGTACGACGTGCTGACCCTCGTCGCGAAAGAGTCCGCGAAGGAGTCCGCGGAGGCGGCGCCGTGA
- the paaI gene encoding hydroxyphenylacetyl-CoA thioesterase PaaI, protein MTTLRRMLREDRTFAAFGMRLEVDEPGRAVLSMVVRDDMTNGFAITHGGIVFALADTAFAVACNEDERVTVAAGADITFLRSTRAGDTLRATAVRRIRTGRTGLYDVTVTDAGGEVVAEFRGRSLATDRVVGAATSA, encoded by the coding sequence GTGACCACCCTCCGCCGGATGCTGCGCGAGGACCGCACCTTCGCGGCGTTCGGCATGCGGCTCGAGGTCGACGAACCCGGCCGCGCCGTGCTCAGCATGGTCGTCCGCGACGACATGACGAACGGCTTCGCCATCACGCACGGGGGGATCGTTTTCGCGCTCGCCGACACCGCCTTCGCCGTCGCGTGCAACGAGGACGAGCGCGTGACGGTCGCGGCGGGCGCCGACATCACGTTCCTCCGGTCGACGCGCGCCGGTGACACGCTCCGCGCGACGGCGGTGCGCCGCATCCGGACCGGCCGAACCGGTCTCTACGACGTCACGGTCACGGATGCCGGGGGAGAGGTCGTGGCGGAGTTCCGCGGCCGCTCGCTCGCGACCGACCGGGTTGTCGGTGCGGCGACGAGCGCCTAG
- the paaA gene encoding 1,2-phenylacetyl-CoA epoxidase subunit PaaA — protein sequence MTAPDLSAVDAAEELAAFDALVAAEQRIEPRDWMPDAYRKTLIRQISQHAHSEIIGMQPEGNWITRAPSLKRKAILMAKVQDEAGHGLYLYSAAQTLGITRDEMTQQLIDGKAKYSSIFNYPTPTWADMGAIGWLVDGAAICNQVPLCRASYGPYGRAMVRICKEESFHQRQGFEILLTLMRGTPAQRAMAQESIDRWYWPSLMMFGPPDDQSPNSAQSMTWKIKRFSNDELRQRFVGMLVPQAEILGVTLPDPNLRWNEDEQRYDMSEIDWTEFFEVLAGRGPMNAVRLQNRRAAHEDGAWVREAAAAYAAKRAAQTEREVA from the coding sequence ATGACTGCACCCGATCTGTCCGCCGTGGATGCGGCCGAGGAGCTCGCGGCGTTCGACGCCCTCGTGGCCGCCGAGCAGCGGATCGAGCCGCGCGACTGGATGCCCGACGCGTACCGCAAGACCCTCATCCGGCAGATCTCCCAGCACGCGCACTCCGAGATCATCGGCATGCAGCCCGAGGGCAACTGGATCACTCGCGCCCCGAGCCTCAAGCGCAAGGCGATCCTCATGGCCAAGGTGCAGGACGAGGCCGGACACGGGCTCTACCTCTACTCCGCCGCGCAGACGCTCGGCATCACGCGTGACGAGATGACCCAGCAGCTCATCGACGGCAAAGCGAAGTACTCGTCGATCTTCAACTACCCGACGCCGACGTGGGCCGACATGGGAGCGATCGGGTGGCTCGTCGACGGTGCCGCGATCTGCAACCAGGTGCCGCTGTGCCGCGCATCGTACGGCCCGTACGGTCGCGCGATGGTGCGCATCTGCAAAGAGGAGTCCTTCCACCAGCGGCAGGGGTTCGAGATCCTCCTGACGCTCATGCGGGGGACCCCCGCGCAGCGGGCCATGGCGCAGGAGTCGATCGACCGCTGGTACTGGCCGTCTCTCATGATGTTCGGGCCGCCCGACGACCAGTCGCCCAATTCGGCGCAGTCCATGACATGGAAGATCAAGCGGTTCTCCAACGACGAGCTGCGTCAGCGATTCGTCGGGATGCTCGTGCCCCAGGCCGAGATCCTCGGGGTCACGCTCCCCGATCCGAACCTGCGCTGGAACGAGGACGAGCAGCGCTACGACATGAGCGAGATCGACTGGACGGAGTTCTTCGAGGTGCTCGCGGGGCGGGGCCCGATGAACGCCGTACGTCTCCAGAACCGCCGCGCGGCGCACGAGGACGGCGCGTGGGTGCGGGAGGCAGCGGCCGCGTACGCCGCGAAGCGCGCGGCGCAGACCGAGAGGGAGGTCGCGTGA
- the paaB gene encoding 1,2-phenylacetyl-CoA epoxidase subunit PaaB, whose translation MATPGGSDRETWPLWEVFVRAGRGLSHVHAGSLHAPDADMALRNARDLYTRRGEGTSVWVVPADAITTSDPGSKGAFFESPAGKNYRHAVYYTASEGVPHL comes from the coding sequence ATGGCGACCCCGGGAGGATCCGACCGCGAGACGTGGCCCCTGTGGGAGGTCTTCGTGCGCGCAGGCCGTGGGCTCTCGCACGTGCACGCGGGATCGCTCCATGCGCCGGATGCCGACATGGCGCTGCGGAACGCGCGCGATCTCTACACGCGGCGCGGCGAAGGCACGTCGGTGTGGGTCGTCCCGGCCGATGCCATCACGACGAGCGACCCCGGCTCGAAGGGCGCCTTCTTCGAGAGCCCCGCGGGCAAGAACTACCGTCACGCGGTCTACTACACCGCCTCCGAGGGGGTGCCGCACCTATGA
- the paaC gene encoding 1,2-phenylacetyl-CoA epoxidase subunit PaaC, with protein sequence MSDVDLHGDVTVERVTLSAELAGGEGVATPDAAEYALWLGDDSLILAQQLSAWIARAPELEEDVALANIALDLLGHARSLLRYAGTADGRTEDDLAYWRDEPGFRSAWLFEQPNGDFAQTIARQLVASAYLFELYTALQSSSDETLAAIAAKAVKEVDYHRDHAIQWTLRLAGGTDESRRRMLRAVSDVWPYVDELFRDEPLLDRLEGVAVRPSTLRGAFDAVIDAVFAEASLDVPTGFVSSGGGRRGSHFSTLGYLLAEMQVLARQHPGATW encoded by the coding sequence ATGAGCGACGTCGACCTCCACGGAGACGTGACCGTCGAACGGGTGACGCTGTCGGCCGAGCTCGCGGGCGGCGAGGGAGTCGCGACGCCCGACGCTGCCGAGTACGCCCTGTGGCTCGGCGACGACTCGCTCATCCTCGCGCAGCAGCTGAGCGCGTGGATCGCGCGTGCGCCCGAACTCGAAGAGGACGTCGCGCTCGCCAACATCGCCCTCGACCTCCTGGGGCACGCGCGCTCGCTCCTGCGCTACGCCGGCACGGCCGACGGGCGGACCGAGGACGATCTCGCCTACTGGCGCGACGAGCCCGGGTTCCGCAGCGCCTGGCTCTTCGAGCAGCCCAACGGCGACTTCGCCCAGACGATCGCGCGCCAGCTCGTGGCATCCGCCTATCTCTTCGAGCTGTACACGGCCCTGCAGTCCTCGAGTGACGAGACTCTCGCCGCGATCGCCGCGAAGGCCGTGAAAGAGGTCGACTACCACCGCGACCACGCGATCCAATGGACGCTCCGCCTCGCGGGCGGTACCGACGAGTCGCGGCGGCGGATGCTCCGTGCCGTCTCGGATGTGTGGCCGTACGTCGACGAGCTCTTCCGTGACGAACCCCTGCTCGATCGTCTCGAGGGCGTCGCCGTGCGCCCGTCGACCCTGCGCGGCGCCTTCGACGCCGTGATCGATGCCGTCTTCGCGGAAGCCTCGCTCGACGTCCCGACGGGGTTCGTCTCGTCGGGAGGAGGGCGCCGCGGAAGCCACTTCTCGACGCTCGGCTACCTCCTCGCCGAGATGCAGGTGCTCGCCCGTCAGCACCCGGGGGCGACATGGTGA